A region of Helicobacteraceae bacterium DNA encodes the following proteins:
- the acpP gene encoding acyl carrier protein: MALLDDVKAIVVEQLSVHEDEVKEDSRFVEDLNADSLDVVELVMALEEKFDVEIPDEDAEKIKTVGDVIKYIENIKK; this comes from the coding sequence ATGGCGTTATTGGACGATGTTAAAGCGATTGTGGTGGAGCAGTTGAGCGTCCACGAGGACGAGGTTAAGGAAGATTCTAGGTTTGTCGAAGATCTAAACGCCGACAGCCTTGACGTGGTAGAGCTAGTAATGGCGCTAGAAGAAAAATTCGACGTGGAGATTCCCGACGAAGACGCGGAAAAAATTAAAACCGTCGGCGATGTGATTAAATACATCGAAAATATCAAGAAATAG
- the fabG gene encoding 3-oxoacyl-ACP reductase FabG, giving the protein MKFSGQNVLITGASGGIGKEIATALASYGLKTWIGYRSGAKEADALKEAIEASGGKAAVIGFDAADEAAFIDAIKTIIDCDGGLSYLVNNAGVTNDRLAIRMKTEEFMQVIDANLKSCFIGCREALKAMSKARFGAVVNIASVVGETGNAGQVNYAASKGGMIALTKSFAKEGASRNVRFNSVAPGFIATKMTDSLSSEIKESYFKAIPLGRFGEAKEAANAVAFLLSDLASYITGETLKVNGGLYM; this is encoded by the coding sequence ATGAAGTTTAGCGGACAAAACGTTTTAATCACGGGAGCAAGCGGGGGTATCGGCAAAGAGATAGCGACGGCGTTGGCGAGCTACGGTCTAAAAACGTGGATTGGCTACAGAAGCGGCGCGAAAGAAGCCGACGCGCTAAAAGAGGCGATCGAAGCGAGCGGCGGCAAAGCCGCCGTTATCGGTTTTGACGCCGCCGACGAAGCGGCGTTTATCGACGCGATCAAAACGATAATTGATTGCGACGGCGGGTTAAGCTATCTGGTCAATAACGCCGGCGTTACCAACGACAGGCTGGCGATTCGTATGAAAACCGAAGAGTTTATGCAGGTGATCGACGCGAACTTAAAAAGCTGTTTTATCGGTTGCCGCGAGGCGCTTAAAGCGATGAGCAAAGCCCGCTTTGGCGCGGTCGTCAATATCGCTTCGGTCGTAGGCGAAACGGGCAACGCCGGACAGGTTAATTACGCGGCGAGCAAAGGCGGCATGATCGCCTTAACAAAAAGTTTCGCCAAAGAGGGCGCAAGCCGCAACGTGCGCTTTAATAGCGTCGCGCCCGGTTTTATCGCCACCAAAATGACGGATTCGCTTTCTAGCGAAATTAAAGAGAGCTATTTCAAGGCTATACCGCTGGGACGTTTCGGCGAGGCTAAAGAGGCGGCGAACGCCGTCGCTTTCTTGCTTAGCGATCTGGCTTCATATATAACGGGCGAAACGCTGAAAGTGAACGGCGGGCTGTATATGTAG